The following proteins come from a genomic window of Candidatus Amarolinea dominans:
- a CDS encoding SDR family NAD(P)-dependent oxidoreductase, with the protein MKVQHKAIVVTGGGNGIGRELVLRLLDKGARVAAVDINEAGLQETAALAGEKTERLSLHIANIADRSAVEALPASVPGAARFISKQMQSLLPE; encoded by the coding sequence ATGAAAGTCCAACACAAGGCCATCGTCGTCACCGGCGGCGGAAACGGCATTGGGCGCGAGCTGGTTCTGCGCCTGCTCGACAAAGGCGCGCGCGTCGCCGCGGTGGACATCAACGAGGCAGGGCTGCAAGAAACGGCTGCGCTTGCCGGTGAGAAAACCGAGAGGCTGTCGCTGCACATCGCCAACATCGCCGACCGTTCGGCGGTGGAAGCGCTGCCCGCTTCAGTTCCAGGCGCGGCGAGGTTCATCTCCAAACAGATGCAGTCGCTCCTGCCAGAGTGA
- a CDS encoding right-handed parallel beta-helix repeat-containing protein yields the protein MKHRHSSLRRGSMATCLLLVLCLVWVAIPWAAAQDAPAATFTVNSTNDVNDGACDATHCSLREAISAANAAAGSDTIAFNIAGAGVKTLSPTSELPAITGPTIIDGLTQPGATCAAWPPTLLIVLNGAMVGPSTPGLQVTTGASTVRGLVVNGWWDDYGIVIDGTGNRVECSFLGTNAAGTAATPNSVGVGIVGGGSNNIGGNLAGTRNLISGNTGDGVYLTNGVSNNAVYGNYIGTDVNGSLDLGNGNSGVAFSNASSNTVGLPNPSSRNVIAGNNNTGIVFSNGSNNNSVVANYIGLNAAGTAAVPNNVAGVFINNGAGNIIGDSSAPARNIISGNENQGVLIFGPSSGNFVRGNTIGLDPAGAVAIPNQGSGVRLASGATLNVIGGSVDAARNIISGNDNEGVLIHEAGTDNNTVERNYIGVAADGVTARPNAYLGVALATAAGNQVLDNVISGNLAGGVVISAAGADNNVVQGNKIGVGADGVTAVGNGTSPIEGGGGPGVGIFQGDGNQIGGLAAGDANIVAYNGGNGLQVQEGVGNRIRGNSIHSNGALGIDLDYDGVTPNDPLDPDTGGNLLQNFPTLTSASVGGGVSVAGTINTTPSTAIKIDVYGNATCDPSGNGEGATHLGEIAITTNGSGDSPFAATFPVSPGGFWLTATATDPAGNTSEFSACRALGCYLDFNGNGRVDVQDIMQVAARWNNPGAYNATYDVAPPFGSPIDIFDLIAVAEQWNALCPTFEG from the coding sequence ATGAAACATCGTCATTCATCCCTGCGCCGCGGCAGCATGGCGACATGCCTGCTGCTGGTACTATGTCTGGTTTGGGTCGCCATCCCGTGGGCCGCGGCCCAGGACGCGCCGGCTGCTACGTTTACCGTCAACTCGACCAATGACGTGAACGATGGCGCTTGCGACGCGACCCACTGCTCGCTGCGGGAAGCCATCAGCGCGGCGAACGCGGCCGCCGGGTCCGACACGATCGCGTTCAACATCGCCGGCGCAGGCGTCAAGACCCTCAGCCCGACCAGCGAGCTGCCCGCCATCACCGGTCCGACGATCATAGACGGACTGACGCAGCCCGGCGCAACCTGCGCGGCCTGGCCGCCGACGCTGCTCATTGTGCTGAACGGCGCGATGGTAGGGCCGTCCACCCCCGGCCTGCAGGTAACGACCGGCGCCAGCACGGTGCGCGGGCTGGTCGTCAACGGCTGGTGGGACGACTACGGCATCGTCATCGACGGCACAGGCAACCGCGTCGAGTGCTCGTTCCTGGGCACCAACGCGGCCGGAACGGCCGCCACGCCCAATTCCGTGGGCGTGGGCATCGTGGGCGGCGGCAGCAACAACATCGGCGGCAACCTGGCCGGCACACGCAACCTGATCTCCGGCAACACCGGCGATGGCGTGTACCTGACCAACGGCGTCTCCAACAACGCCGTCTACGGCAATTACATCGGCACCGACGTCAACGGCAGCCTCGACCTGGGCAACGGCAACAGCGGCGTCGCCTTCTCCAACGCCAGCAGCAACACGGTCGGCCTGCCCAATCCCTCCTCGCGCAACGTCATCGCCGGCAACAACAACACCGGCATCGTGTTCAGCAATGGCTCGAACAACAACTCGGTCGTGGCGAACTACATCGGCCTCAATGCAGCGGGCACAGCCGCAGTTCCCAATAACGTGGCCGGGGTGTTCATCAACAACGGCGCGGGCAACATCATCGGCGACAGCAGCGCCCCGGCGCGCAACATCATCTCGGGCAACGAAAACCAGGGCGTGCTCATCTTTGGGCCCTCGTCGGGTAATTTTGTGCGGGGCAACACCATCGGCCTCGACCCGGCCGGCGCCGTGGCCATTCCCAACCAGGGGTCCGGGGTGCGCCTGGCCAGCGGCGCCACGCTCAACGTGATCGGCGGCAGCGTGGACGCCGCACGCAACATCATCTCCGGCAACGACAACGAGGGCGTACTGATCCATGAGGCCGGCACGGACAACAACACGGTCGAGCGCAACTACATCGGCGTCGCCGCCGATGGGGTCACAGCGCGGCCCAACGCATACCTGGGCGTCGCCCTGGCCACCGCAGCCGGCAACCAGGTCCTCGACAACGTCATCTCCGGCAACCTGGCCGGCGGCGTTGTAATCTCTGCGGCCGGTGCGGACAACAACGTCGTGCAGGGCAACAAGATCGGCGTCGGCGCCGATGGCGTGACCGCAGTGGGCAACGGCACCTCCCCCATCGAGGGCGGCGGCGGTCCGGGTGTCGGCATCTTCCAGGGCGATGGCAACCAGATCGGCGGCCTGGCGGCCGGCGATGCCAACATCGTCGCCTACAACGGCGGCAACGGCTTGCAGGTCCAGGAGGGTGTCGGCAACCGCATACGGGGCAACTCGATCCACAGCAACGGCGCCCTGGGCATTGACCTGGACTACGATGGCGTCACCCCCAACGACCCGCTGGACCCGGACACCGGCGGCAATCTGCTGCAGAACTTCCCGACGCTGACCAGCGCCTCGGTCGGCGGCGGCGTCAGCGTGGCCGGCACGATCAACACCACGCCCAGCACCGCCATCAAGATTGACGTCTACGGCAATGCGACGTGCGATCCCTCCGGCAACGGCGAGGGCGCGACGCACCTGGGCGAGATCGCCATCACGACCAACGGCAGCGGCGACAGCCCGTTTGCGGCGACATTCCCCGTGTCACCCGGCGGCTTCTGGCTGACCGCGACCGCCACCGACCCGGCCGGCAACACCTCGGAGTTCAGCGCCTGCCGCGCCCTGGGCTGCTATCTGGACTTCAACGGCAACGGTCGCGTGGACGTGCAGGACATCATGCAGGTGGCCGCGCGCTGGAACAACCCCGGCGCGTACAACGCCACTTACGACGTGGCCCCGCCCTTCGGCAGTCCCATCGATATCTTCGATCTCATTGCCGTGGCCGAACAGTGGAACGCGCTCTGTCCGACTTTCGAGGGATGA